In Aegilops tauschii subsp. strangulata cultivar AL8/78 chromosome 3, Aet v6.0, whole genome shotgun sequence, one genomic interval encodes:
- the LOC120976092 gene encoding uncharacterized protein — translation MASQDIWIWHAFFDIAGSHNDIDVLQRSPVFVRLAEGNFREVNVEINGHYYKKRHYLADGEQRKRFAQAQESARKDVERAFDVLQSQWGIIQYPARTWSTKKLWEVMTACVIMHNMIVEDEHLDEIYDQVFQFQGDNVVSEHGGVATFAQFTKFYHQMRD, via the exons ATGGCTTCCCAAGATATCtggatttggcatgctttcttcGACATAGCCGGATCTCACAACGACATCGACGTGCTTCAACGGTCTCCGGTGTTTGTAAGGCTTGCAGAAGGCAACTTCCGGGAGGTCAATGTTGAGATCAATGGCCACTACTACAAGAAACGACACTACCTAGCTGATG GAGAGCAAAGGAAGAGATTTGCCCAAGCacaagagagtgctaggaaggatgtggaGCGTGCTTTCGATGTTCTTCAATCTCAATGGGGCATCATTCAGTATCCCGCTAGAACTTGGAGCACCAAGAagttgtgggaggtgatgactgcttgtgtgatcatgcacaatatgattgTAGAGGACGAGCATCTGGATGAAATCTACGATCAAGTGTTTCAGTTTCAGGGTGACAATGTTGTGTCTGAGCATGGAGGAGTGGCAACGTTTGCACAGTTCACCAAATTTTATCATCAAATGCGTGATTGA